A single Muntiacus reevesi chromosome 9, mMunRee1.1, whole genome shotgun sequence DNA region contains:
- the LOC136175919 gene encoding olfactory receptor 6B9-like: MLGRNITLVSEFILVGFPTAPWLQVLLFSLFLGVYLLVVVENLVIMLTVWVTGSLHKPMYYFLSSLSFLEVWYVSVIVPKMLDGFLLQRQRISFTGCMTQLYFFISLAGTECVLLAAMAYDRYVAICHPLRYPVIMTTGYCVQLMAFSYMSGFMVSVIKVYFISHVAFCGSNVMNHFFCDISPILKLACKDMSTAELVDFALAIVILVFPLTTTILSYVYIVSTILRIPSTQGRKKAFSTCASHLTVVIIYYTAMIFMYVRPRAIASFNSNKLISAVYAVLTPMLNPFIYCLRNQEVKNAIKKTVGVGQCFLLS; this comes from the coding sequence ATGCTGGGGAGAAACATCACTCTGGTGAGTGAATTCATCCTGGTGGGCTTCCCCACCGCCCCCTGGCTGCAGGTCCTgctcttctccctcttccttgGGGTCTACTTGCTGGTGGTAGTAGAGAATCTTGTCATCATGCTCACTGTCTGGGTCACTGGCTCCCTCCATAAGCCAATGTACTATTTCCTGAGTAGCCTGTCCTTCCTGGAGGTCTGGTATGTCTCTGTCATAGTCCCCAAGATGCTGGATGGATTCCTCCTGCAGAGACAGCGCATCTCTTTCACAGGCTGCATGACCCAGCTGTACTTCTTTATCTCACTTGCCGGGACAGAGTGTGTACTTCTGGcagccatggcctatgaccgctatgtggccatctgccaccctctCAGATACCCGGTCATCATGACCACAGGTTATTGTGTGCAGCTGATGGCTTTTTCCTATATGAGTGGTTTCATGGTCTCTGTAATTAAGGTCTATTTCATTTCACATGTTGCCTTTTGTGGCTCCAATGTCATGAACCACTTTTTCTGTGACATCTCACCAATCCTCAAACTGGCTTGCAAAGACATGTCCACAGCTGAGCTAGTGGACTTTGCTTTGGCTATTGTCATTCttgtcttccctctcaccactacCATCCTCTCCTATGTCTACATTGTTTCCACCATTCTGCGTATACCCTCCacccagggaaggaagaaggccttctccacctgcgcATCCCACCTCACAGTAGTCATAATTTATTACACAGCCATGATTTTCATGTATGTTCGGCCCAGAGCTATTGCTTCATTTAACTCCAACAAACTCATCTCAGCTGTGTATGCAGTCCTCACACCCATGCTAAATCCGTTCATCTACTGTCTGAGGAACCAGGAAGTCAAGAATGCTATCAAAAAGACAGTGGGTGTTGGCCAGTGCTTCCTGCTCAGCTGA